A genome region from Trichoderma asperellum chromosome 7, complete sequence includes the following:
- a CDS encoding uncharacterized protein (EggNog:ENOG41), producing MALLSPTFALGVFVLLYLSSFVLFAVLRIVTGVSIQRIGYFSLRRLAYTPRDGIRIEIRGLGLNIHRPTFAQPTWLSIVLSDLTVTADVKKLEERKPASEETPENVDTEKENVVETEEEIDPLLGKPEKPPSPRRQNSEPRAETETWSRLQKLKEKVKKLHSKVKWLRMVDVVVTNSVINVVDVGSLQVGSLTLAVDTRHKMADRARFFFHRSEASKENAEAEWILTVRSVFFAADGCESLQILDHALLNVHGYLYPSQEGLRDATVALKLGRVQIPYDELQLSAAKFKLSRKQPKVANLEDPVDIFVSKVQDGTAQNTDHLMKSVSDSKEFFSSILRGIKEVQFAVSFVGLVKRVDSVHPAAKPVHLTASMKEVGIDLHRLDPKSPAHRMYFPSKDIAHEALVAALSISVGMDDGLDKPQRIVYIPMATTTVRTTLPSKTIQLSSVDSFEEKNANILFANSVVTSPSIDLDPRHLPLLIAMMRSRPKPPKTERRQQQKDLFSRLLPKASIKFTMHEPVLRIKLKPLEKTEDPDDYGLIISSISSVALDVESSHSPLEDLHYSLDGAMRLQSHHLYYQAVSGERFDLITTETFDLKVHLAANPDISVDATSNIQSFAVSMVRPEITDGVRQIVRQLRTDVEPTKRAAPKSRRHQNFLRSLPEWLFRYQITAEDFNIEIAGIDEEISDDSKGISLHLDGMSAEYRAQRLDGLQKRMLRRRTHSRSLTQSDSDLASSSPTRAKKKTQNVGDGRRLVFNARGIEAQIIETAEQLEVEPFINLPRLEFSLAASSDNHGPLFYVQSSVRSVMVQYSLYRHYCVGVAMKTVRKAFMRTSSDAPRPSQHDLAKGQHDPAKADFLAPPTGGSGFSSVDSSSTITEAIVVDVKVALFQVKAEMPHDPMLMLQIYGLDVGRQRWSTPYLMSKLIRLYVATPRMRHVWSRAVSVKNGRLDFRESKHKSNQGAYTEEKLFDISSEAIRIGVPHEVIVHRITDNIINIIKAVKQLHHRFKTGTNEYILEKRPEEPKHVPKVSIRSRNLLFEIEDGAFEWKLGMIYRAGRMEQVQRLTREEAFRVKLNRVQEEESRRGHNGKNRSRSAHPRGRSDTSSHSWFRSRSSDATKQDERIRVSRYGALPRYDPENETLGINGNSKVSTEEARLHLDMFNAQSWKKRIDRAYEMSRQGVKELRGLFWGQNEVPNEIEETENILEVPPRPALMATYVSNLHIIVDKPTFPLKDLPDFIHNVGKGVPKDMLYSLLVPMHIAIEMGEARCSLRDYPLPLLHIPGLKTGQSSRLQAVSLKTNFVLAEEFRGHESSRQVPVYIIPPKNPSVSKEGSFAIEVRRTIGPVKSYSDVFMDINTALPTRITWGPCYQPAIQDMMMAIESFTKPQIDTSERVGFWDKLRLNFHSRIHVAWKEDGEMHFAMKGTRDPYQVTGHGAGFIMCWRNDIRWDINAEDNPKRFMTVDSGEYILAIPDYSMQVREAARLRADDDSRLTDDHLRCGPAQFKKVVMKLSGKVQWLAGLIFERAIEDGRRSFDFKPHYEVVLKNPIYAKPENGLPYDAMRGFRSRHIHLSIAVRAPADREWMSQSLEPSRSYNTIHLTPRFFTHFFAWWGLFSGPMSLPIRQGNLFPGREKNSKKFGRHLASVKYNLLFAPLFLSHIYKHKDAEDYAEEAVSATGLKVRFDSFMLDLHQRREEFDTIAKTKNSPSRTTGIKIHAAHLDLACADIRAVSASLIGTTTEAIKKCSISHLTLDQDEKPDLSRFTIPDGDYSWIDMDDFVELDWILPTEAHPETKILPLAYIPRLTYFRQTDIGGTIAGDPTRTSPFGNEDTHYCSMSEQNDPKSVQTQLIQERLDQLDEQIRAHIRHVGEAELKVIRTDSKDQELLEDFDTLRQHSNVLRDKRAFLETMLERMNAGISINGHVYSDVPSIRRSDVHVDSPSDYMDMPSIPSNVEFESEFENRFVIHNMQLKWNNLLRNIVLRYVHQSSQRRGFIYYLSRPAVKFILDMVEEQTRLRDEKNGASESTPASTQNGTPPSPDGPPARRMPLRISEIV from the coding sequence ATGGCACTTCTAAGTCCGACCTTTGCCCTTGGTGTCTTCGTCCTACTCTACCTCTCGTCCTTTGTCCTCTTCGCTGTCCTTCGCATCGTCACCGGCGTATCGATCCAACGAATAGGCTACTTTTCTCTCCGCCGACTTGCGTACACACCGAGAGATGGAATCCGCATCGAGATTCGCGGGTTGGGGCTTAACATCCACCGCCCAACTTTCGCACAGCCCACGTGGCTCAGCATCGTCCTCAGCGATCTAACGGTTACCGCCGATGTCAAGAAGCTCGAAGAGCGAAAACCTGCCAGCGAGGAAACACCCGAAAATGTAGATACTGAGAAGGAGAATGTGGTGGAAACAGAGGAAGAGATCGACCCGCTGTTGGGGAAACCAGAGAAACCCCCTTCTCCTCGACGTCAAAACTCTGAGCCCCGAGCTGAGACTGAGACGTGGTCCCGCCTGCAAaagctcaaggagaaggTGAAGAAGCTACACAGCAAAGTGAAATGGCTGCGCATGGTGGATGTGGTCGTGACCAACTCGGTCATCAACGTGGTCGATGTGGGCAGCCTCCAGGTTGGGAGCTTGACGCTTGCTGTGGACACAAGACACAAAATGGCCGATCGAGCTCGATTTTTCTTCCACCGCTCCGAAGCTTCAAAGGAGAATGCCGAGGCCGAATGGATTTTGACTGTACGGAGCGTCTTTTTCGCGGCCGACGGCTGCGAGTCCCTCCAAATTCTCGACCATGCCTTGCTCAATGTTCACGGCTACTTATACCCGTCGCAAGAGGGCCTCCGAGATGCTACTGTTGCTTTGAAGCTTGGCCGAGTTCAGATCCCCTACGACGAGCTCCAGCTGTCTGCCGCAAAGTTCAAACTGTCTCGAAAGCAGCCAAAAGTTGCCAATTTGGAAGATCCGGTGGACATATTCGTTAGCAAGGTGCAAGATGGGACTGCACAGAATACAGATCACTTGATGAAGAGCGTCTCGGACTCGAAAGAATTCTTCAGCTCCATTTTGCGCGGTATTAAAGAGGTTCAATTTGCCGTCAGTTTCGTTGGCCTCGTCAAAAGGGTCGATTCTGTCCACCCTGCGGCAAAACCAGTACATCTCACTGCTTCTATGAAGGAAGTCGGTATCGATCTGCACCGCCTCGACCCGAAATCACCTGCACACCGTATGTATTTTCCGTCCAAAGACATTGCTCACGAAGCACTTGTGGCGGCGCTCTCAATATCGGTTGGAATGGATGATGGCCTCGACAAGCCGCAGCGAATTGTGTACATCCCCATGGCCACCACGACCGTCAGAACCACGTTGCCCTCCAAGACGATCCAGCTTTCTTCAGTGGATAGCTTCGAGGAGAAGAATGCCAACATTCTATTCGCCAACTCTGTTGTGACCTCGCCATCCATCGATCTTGACCCGAGGCACCTTCCTCTACTGATAGCAATGATGCGATCCAggccgaagccgccaaagacaGAGcgaaggcagcagcagaaagaccTCTTTTCTCGACTGCTTCCGAAAGCAAGCATCAAATTTACCATGCATGAGCCTGTACTCCGCATCAAGCTCAAGCCACTCGAGAAGACTGAGGATCCAGACGATTATGGTCTCATTATATCATCCATCTCGTCCGTTGCCCTTGATGTCGAGTCATCCCACTCGCCTCTTGAAGACTTGCATTATTCTCTGGATGGAGCCATGCGACTGCAATCCCACCACTTATACTACCAGGCCGTTTCTGGTGAGAGATTTGACCTGATAACAACCGAGACTTTTGACCTCAAAGTCCATTTGGCAGCCAACCCCGACATATCTGTCGACGCCACCAGCAACATCCAGTCGTTTGCCGTTAGTATGGTACGGCCGGAAATTACAGATGGCGTCCGCCAGATTGTGCGACAGCTACGTACTGACGTTGAGCCAACCAAACGAGCTGCCCCCAAATCCAGACGGCACCAGAATTTCCTGAGATCTCTTCCCGAATGGCTTTTCCGTTACCAGATCACAGCTGAAGATTTCAATATTGAGATTGCTGGCATAGACGAAGAGATATCGGATGACAGCAAAGGCATCTCGCTACATCTTGATGGCATGTCTGCCGAGTATCGTGCTCAGAGATTGGATGGCTTGCAGAAACGAATGCTTAGACGACGGACTCATAGCCGTTCTCTCACTCAGTCAGACTCAGATCTTGCGTCTTCGAGTCCTACTAGAGCTAAGAAGAAGACTCAGAACGTCGGGGATGGCCGCCGACTGGTATTCAATGCCAGAGGTATAGAAGCTCAGATTATCGAAACTGCCGAGCAACTCGAGGTGGAGCCTTTCATTAACTTGCCTCGCCTTGAATTTTCCCTCGCTGCGTCAAGCGACAACCATGGTCCCTTGTTCTACGTTCAGTCATCTGTCCGTTCAGTCATGGTTCAATACTCCCTATATCGACATTATTGTGTGGGCGTTGCCATGAAGACAGTAAGGAAGGCCTTTATGAGAACCAGTAGTGATGCTCCAAGGCCATCACAGCATGACCTAGCAAAGGGACAGCATGACCCAGCAAAGGCGGATTTCCTCGCTCCTCCTACCGGCGGATCTGGCTTTTCCTCTGTCGATTCATCATCTACCATTACGGAAGCTATAGTCGTTGATGTTAAAGTCGCATTGTTTCAAGTGAAAGCGGAGATGCCGCATGATCCTatgctgatgctgcaaaTCTATGGCTTGGATGTCGGGCGCCAGAGGTGGTCTACGCCGTATCTTATGTCTAAGTTGATCCGACTATACGTTGCAACTCCGCGCATGCGCCATGTATGGTCGCGAGCAGTTAGCGTTAAAAACGGACGGCTTGATTTCCGAGAGTCTAAGCACAAGTCGAACCAGGGGGCTTATACAGAAGAAAAGCTGTTTGACATTTCTTCAGAGGCGATTCGGATTGGCGTCCCGCACGAGGTTATTGTTCACCGAATTACCGACAACATTATCAACATAATCAAAGCCGTAAAACAACTACATCATCGCTTTAAGACGGGAACAAATGAGTACATCTTGGAAAAGAGACCCGAAGAACCCAAACATGTTCCGAAAGTATCCATCCGGTCACGGAATCTCCTTTTTGAAATAGAGGACGGTGCATTTGAGTGGAAGCTGGGCATGATCTATCGCGCTGGGCGTATGGAGCAGGTACAGAGATTAACTAGAGAAGAGGCCTTCCGCGTCAAACTAAATCGCGTGCAAGAGGAAGAATCAAGAAGAGGACACAATGGCAAGAATCGTTCTCGATCCGCCCACCCAAGAGGGAGATCGGATACTTCCTCGCACTCATGGTTCCGAAGCCGAAGCTCAGATGCGACGAAGCAGGACGAGCGGATTCGTGTGTCTCGATATGGCGCATTGCCGAGATACGACCCCGAAAATGAAACTCTGGGTATTAACGGAAATTCAAAAGTTTCGACCGAAGAGGCGCGCCTTCACCTGGACATGTTCAATGCTCAGTCGTGGAAGAAGCGGATTGACCGAGCATATGAAATGTCTCGACAAGGTGTAAAGGAGCTCCGTGGTCTCTTCTGGGGCCAGAACGAGGTGCCGAATGAGATTGAAGAGACTGAGAACATTTTGGAAGTCCCTCCAAGACCGGCATTGATGGCCACTTATGTGTCTAACCTTCACATCATCGTTGACAAGCCGACCTTTCCCCTCAAGGACCTCCCCGATTTCATCCATAATGTCGGCAAAGGCGTGCCTAAGGATATGCTGTACAGTCTCCTGGTTCCCATGCACATCGCCATCGAGATGGGCGAAGCTCGGTGCTCACTACGTGACTATCCTCTCCCGCTGTTACATATCCCTGGACTGAAAACTGGACAATCGTCTAGGCTGCAAGCTGTCTCCTTGAAAACAAATTTTGTCTTGGCTGAGGAGTTTAGAGGACACGAGTCATCACGTCAAGTTCCGGTGTACATAATACCTCCGAAAAATCCTTCTGTATCCAAGGAGGGAAGCTTCGCAATCGAAGTCAGGCGAACCATTGGTCCCGTCAAATCGTACTCGGATGTTTTCATGGATATTAATACTGCTCTCCCGACGAGGATCACCTGGGGACCGTGCTACCAGCCAGCAATTCAAGATATGATGATGGCCATAGAATCCTTCACTAAGCCACAGATTGATACCTCTGAGCGGGTTGGATTCTGGGATAAACTCAGACTCAACTTTCATTCGCGCATTCATGTTGCTTggaaagaagatggcgagatgcATTTTGCAATGAAGGGCACACGCGATCCATATCAGGTTACTGGGCATGGTGCAGGCTTCATCATGTGCTGGCGAAACGATATCAGGTGGGATATTAATGCAGAGGACAATCCGAAGAGGTTCATGACGGTGGATAGTGGCGAATATATCCTTGCCATTCCAGACTACAGCATGCAGGTGCGAGAAGCCGCGCGGCTCCgagctgatgatgatagCCGTCTGACGGACGATCATTTGCGATGCGGCCCGGCCCAATTCAAGAAAGTTGTTATGAAGCTATCTGGGAAAGTACAATGGCTAGCTGGTCTCATATTTGAGCGGGCCATTGAAGATGGTAGACGGAGCTTTGACTTTAAACCCCATTACGAAGTTGTTCTCAAGAACCCCATCTATGCAAAGCCTGAGAACGGACTCCCATACGATGCTATGCGTGGGTTTAGGAGTCGTCATATCCATCTCTCTATCGCAGTTCGCGCGCCAGCCGACCGCGAATGGATGTCGCAGAGTCTCGAACCTTCCCGTAGCTACAACACCATCCATCTGACTCCTCGTTTCTTCACGCACTTCTTTGCTTGGTGGGGACTATTCAGTGGACCCATGTCGCTTCCCATTCGGCAGGGTAACCTGTTTCctggaagggaaaagaataGCAAGAAATTCGGAAGACACTTGGCCTCGGTCAAATATAACCTTCTCTTTGCTCCGCTGTTTCTAAGTCACATATACAAACATAAAGACGCTGAGGATTACGCTGAAGAGGCGGTTTCCGCCACTGGCCTAAAGGTTCGGTTCGATAGCTTCATGCTTGATCTTCATCAACGTCGAGAGGAGTTCGATACCATTGCCAAGACCAAGAACTCACCGAGTCGAACAACGGGAATCAAGATTCATGCCGCGCATCTGGATTTGGCTTGCGCCGATATTCGAGCCGTATCTGCCAGTTTGATAGGCACTACAACGGAAGCCATCAAGAAGTGTTCAATATCGCATCTGACTCTTGACCAGGATGAGAAACCAGACCTATCTCGCTTCACCATCCCTGACGGAGACTACAGCTGGATCGACATGGACGACTTTGTGGAATTGGATTGGATCCTACCTACTGAGGCTCACCCAGAGACAAAGATTCTGCCGCTTGCATATATTCCTCGTCTGACTTACTTCCGTCAGACTGATATCGGAGGCACCATTGCTGGCGACCCAACGAGGACGAGCCCGTTTGGAAATGAGGATACCCATTATTGTTCCATGAGTGAACAAAATGATCCGAAAAGCGTACAAACACAGCTAATTCAAGAGCGCCTAGATCAGCTTGATGAGCAGATAAGAGCACACATCAGGCATGTCGGCGAAGCTGAATTGAAGGTGATACGAACCGATTCAAAAGATCAAGAACTGCTCGAAGATTTTGATACGCTTCGTCAGCACTCTAATGTACTTCGCGATAAGAGGGCATTTTTAGAGACTATGCTTGAGCGGATGAATGCTGGCATATCAATCAACGGCCATGTATACAGCGACGTGCCTAGTATACGTCGCTCAGATGTACATGTGGATTCTCCGAGTGATTACATGGACATGCCTTCGATCCCCTCCAATGTGGAGTTTGAGAGCGAATTTGAGAATCGCTTCGTTATTCACAATATGCAACTCAAATGGAACAACTTGCTGCGTAATATTGTGCTGCGATATGTCCATCAGAGTAGTCAACGGCGtggttttatatattacctaTCTAGACCGGCAGTCAAGTTTATTCTAGACATGGTAGAGGAGCAAACTCGGCTTAGGGATGAGAAGAACGGAGCTTCAGAGTCAACACCTGCATCAACACAAAATGGAACCCCCCCATCTCCCGATGGCCCCCCTGCGAGAAGGATGCCGCTAAGGATCTCGGAGATCGTATAA
- a CDS encoding uncharacterized protein (TransMembrane:7 (o28-51i95-117o129-148i169-189o230-254i430-452o472-492i)), producing MWPFSLFSSCDRHDACAPPSPNAVTAAALLSALPFAAVFLAANAVAVRLVFPKLSAAAQDDIRDGEGHVLPAHAPAALRQVHAEHGSKSWRRRGAAWAFGTTVGLAATLGALIMAEIVEAVDPAARNLALRVTVPALLFMLVVLIPWLECRSVVSSAGWSFQRTAKGRMPRMALGLQAVLFGGWLFLFWSMGSVVPRAEIMLRSPPPPTIDGKMKGTMGEDLTRACLERIGVVGISLMALLSGFASVSSPWHTFSSAELRKRKPLTEADLNRKQTGLDATNEMLATKKHRLHYLERKVAEGTVANGGKSGGLVGLVMGSIRGQSSEQVEMQTLRMEIAGLEAMEANLSSNLLLMKSQRAATARASTTVGRLLLVPSYIFSAYCVYRILATSLTTLRRASSPSASFANSDPINRFLGLLARHWDPKLDQMAWARIISFALSGVILVASANSAIQTFHLFAKWTPGLLRHAQANLALAVGQVIATYVISASLLLRSQLPSEARSAVGGVLRGALTPAFVDGWFEGWFLLGSVVTAMGIWVGRKIGGATGADDEWDDYGMEEMVVFQNIKGENKRNKKTFVSSEP from the exons ATGTggcccttctctctcttctcctcctgcgACCGACACGATGCCTGCGCTCCGCCCAGCCCCAACGCCGTCActgcagcagcgctgctCTCGGCCCTGCCCTTCGCCGCAGTCTTCCTCGCCGCCAACGCCGTCGCCGTGCGCCTCGTCTTCCCGAAGCTGAGCGCCGCGGCGCAGGACGACATCCGTGACGGCGAAGGCCACGTCCTCCCGGCTCATGCTCCCGCAGCGCTGCGACAAGTTCACGCAGAGCACGGCAGCAAGAGCTGGCGGAGGCGCGGCGCTGCCTGGGCCTTTGGCACGACCGTTGGGCTGGCGGCGACGCTGGGCGCGCTCATCATGGCGGAGATTGTCGAGGCTGTGGATCCGGCGGCGAGGAATCTTGCGCTGAGGGTGACGGTGCCGGCGTTGCTGTTTATGCTGGTGGTGCTGATTCCGTGGCTGGAGTGTCGGTCGGTGGTTTCCAGCGCGGGCTGGAGTTTTCAGAGGACGGCAAAGGGAAGGATGCCGCGGATGGCACTGGGGCTGCAGGCGGTTTTGTTTGGTGGATGGTTGTTTTTGTTCTGGTCGATGGGGAGCGTTGTGCCGAGAGCTGAGATTATGCTGCGatcaccgccgcctccaacCATTGATGGCAAGATGAAGGGCACTATGGGTGAGGATCTGACGAGGGCTTGCCTGGAGAGGATTGGCGTGGTGGGAATATCGCTCATGGCGTTGCTGTCTGGCTTTGCGTCAGTATCGTCGCCGTGGCACACGTTTAGCAGTGCCGAGCTGAGGAAGCGGAAGCCCCTGACCGAGGCAGATTTGAATCGCAAACAAACGGGTTTGGATGCGACCAACGAGATGCTTGCGACCAAGAAGCATAGACTGCACTACCTGGAGAGAAAAGTTGCTGAGGGTACTGTTGCCAATGGAGGTAAATCTGGAGGGCTTGTTGGTCTTGTCATGGGGTCGATTCGCGGACAATCAAGCGAGCAGGTCGAGATGCAGACGCTCAGGATGGAGATTGCCGGGCTGGAAGCCATGGAGGCCAATCTCTCTTCCAACCTCTTGCTGATGAAGAGCCAGCGCGCAGCTACGGCCCGGGCATCCACGACGGTTGGTCGCCTCTTGCTCGTGCCGTCGTACATTTTCAGCGCCTACTGCGTGTACCGCATCCTGGCGACGTCCCTGACGACGCTCCGGAGAGCGTCTTCCCCGTCAGCCAGCTTCGCCAACAGCGATCCCATTAACCGTTTTTTGGGTCTCTTGGCGAGACACTGGGACCCGAAGCTCGACCAGATGGCCTGGGCGCGCATCATCAGCTTCGCCCTAAGCGGCGTTATTCTCGTCGCCAGCGCAAACAGCGCCATCCAGACGTTCCACCTGTTTGCAAAGTGGACGCCCGGCCTGCTTCGTCACGCACAGGCGAATCTTGCCCTGGCGGTTGGTCAAGTCATTGCTACGTACGTCATATCCGCgagtctgctgctgcggagcCAACTTCCCAGCGAGGCGAGATCCGCTGTGGGAGGGGTCCTGAGGGGAGCGCTGACGCCGGCCTTTGTGGACGGCTGGTTTGAAGGGTGGTTCTTGCTGGGGAGCGTGGTGACGGCGATGGGGATCTGGGTTGGGAGGAAGATTGGCGGTGCGACGGGGGCGGATGACGAGTGGGATGATTATgggatggaggagatgg TCGTCTTTCAGAACATAAAAGGAGAGAATAAGAGGAACAAAAAGACGTTTGTATCATCAGAGCCatga
- a CDS encoding uncharacterized protein (EggNog:ENOG41): protein MSPPYKFTFSPSLSPLTLQTPQTLSSKSVPSIAHLMTSVLVLRQQNQPPSPPQILLLRRSPADSYGLKWEAPGGSADLTDASILSAAARELFEESALGESHFHAVLGMTKQKAEELFSSSSSSTAAEEKRPDNWGIDPEDEQAEDIEVHVSEDMKILFTTFHEPDGIWGKVNFLATVAEDAQVEIDLEEHVEWGWFTEEEVRTGRALRSSVITETIFPDEELSDGGKRVMEFTSQAVWGSLLEAFSVGRELGIIV, encoded by the coding sequence ATGTCCCCCCCTTACAAATTCAccttctcgccctctctctcccccctcACCCTCCAAACCCCCCAAACCCTGTCCTCCAAATCCGTCCCCTCCATCGCCCACCTCATGACCagcgtcctcgtcctccgccAGCAAAACCAACCCCCGTCCCCTCCTCAGATCCTCCTCCTGCGCCGCTCCCCCGCAGATTCCTACGGCCTCAAGTGGGAAGCCCCCGGCGGCTCGGCCGACCTCACCGACGCGTCAATCCTGTCCGCCGCCGCGCGCGAGCTCTTTGAGGAATCCGCCCTCGGGGAGAGCCATTTCCACGCCGTGCTGGGCATGACGAAGCAAAAAGCCGAAGagctgttttcttcttcttcctcgtcgacggcggcggaggagaagaggccTGACAATTGGGGCATTGATCCTGAGGACGAGCAGGCAGAGGATATAGAGGTGCATGTCTCGGAGGACATGAAGATTCTGTTTACGACGTTTCACGAACCGGATGGCATTTGGGGGAAAGTCAATTTCCTCGCTACTGTGGCGGAGGATGCGCAGGTCGAGATTGATCTGGAGGAGCATGTCGAGTGGGGGTGGTTcacggaggaggaggtccGGACGGGACGGGCCTTGAGGTCGAGTGTCATTACTGAGACGATTTTCCCGGACGAGGAGCTTTCTGATGGGGGTAAGAGGGTAATGGAGTTTACGAGCCAGGCTGTTTGGGGATCTCTTTTGGAGGCTTTTAGTGTGGGGAGGGAGCTGGGCATTATTGTGTAA
- a CDS encoding uncharacterized protein (EggNog:ENOG41) yields the protein MQSPRSPLHASDSDVSPASMVPSKQSHEEYFPPSDASGSQNSMPLASSASDTSSRRQSKLSFATALPKPDGAPLHKTTSGSSVTKRRALGVQKRASDGAKARPPSPPPHTRFERHVGFDNVPIGEPSKKVPSSVVLNVRHNGYQPRRRSRTFMVGVDENPYSEYAVQWLLDELVDDGDEIICVRVIEKDMRLSEKSYYSDAQQVMDGIMAKNSSNRAVAFILEYAVGKLHSTFQSLIQLYQPAMLVVGTRGRSLGGLQGLVNNRNSFSKYCLQYSPVPVVVVRPSEKRSKKKAKRTNDNSRQTYVSMLAATHGKHEADSEASSTYELEVQISPDEEAHQVAQVLGLPAKFDPTIKPHHESVPMRSKSPDAAPGPRTSIARRVVSDPMPSSAPPALPIARTKRRMKKESLRS from the exons ATGCAGTCTCCAAGGTCTCCTCTTCACGCTTCCGACTCGGACGTCTCTCCAGCGTCAATGGTGCCGTCGAAGCAGTCTCATGAAGAGTATTTCCCCCCGTCTGATGCCAGCGGCAGCCAGAATTCGATGCCTCTCGCCTCCAGTGCTAGCGACACTTCTTCGCGACGACAATCGAAACTCAGCTTCGCCACTGCGCTGCCAAAACCCGACGGAGCCCCGTTGCATAAAACCACATCAGGCTCGTCGGTCACTAAGCGGCGCGCTCTCGGCGTTCAGAAACGAGCTTCTGACGGTGCCAAAGCGCGTCCTCCGTCCCCTCCACCACACACCAG ATTTGAGCGCCATGTTGGCTTCGACAATGTGCCCATTGGTGAACCATCCAAAAAAGTTCCCTCGTCAGTTGTGCTCAATGTGAGGCATAATGGATACCAGCCGCGTCGAAGATCACGAACATTCATGGTCGGCGTCGACGAGAATCCATACTCAGAGTACGCTGTCCAATGGTTGTTAGATGAGCTTGTCGATGATGGTGACGAGATTATCTGCGTTCGCGTGATCGAAAAAGACATGAGACTCAGCGAGAAGTCATACTACAGCGATGCACAGCAAGTTATGGACGGCATCATGGCAAAGAACAGCAGTAACCGAGCCGTTGCATTCATTCTGGAGTATGCCGTGGGCAAACTGCATTCTACCTTTCAGTCGCTA ATCCAACTCTATCAGCCAGCCATGCTGGTTGTGGGCACCCGAGGGCGATCTCTCGGTGGTCTCCAAGGGCTCGTCAATAATCGCAACTCATTTTCCAAATATTGTCTGCAGTATTCTCCTGTACCTGTCGTCGTTGTGAGACCCAGCGAGAAGCGAAgtaagaaaaaggcaaagcgTACAAACGATAATTCGCGGCAAACATATGTCAGCATGCTAGCCGCCACTCATGGTAAACATGAAGCCGATAGCGAGGCTAGTAGCACCTACGAACTGGAGGTCCAAATTTCACCCGACGAGGAGGCGCATCAAGTAGCACAAGTTCTGGGACTGCCTGCTAAATTCGATCCGACTATTAAGCCTCACCACGAGTCTGTGCCGATGAGGTCAAAATCTCCCGACGCTGCGCCCGGTCCCCGAACTAGTATTGCGCGTCGTGTCGTCTCTGATCCGATGCCTTCTAGTGCTCCCCCAGCGCTCCCAATagcgaggacgaagaggaggatgaagaaggagagttTGAGGTCATGA
- a CDS encoding uncharacterized protein (EggNog:ENOG41~TransMembrane:4 (i27-55o61-80i101-118o124-145i)), translating into MSDKSEPPSGAIQQQQRKKRGLLPPELVDLMVTPIQVGAWSGAAGVMAGVAGAIARDTSPVASGAVTGFQWFALGGSFWFTRSVTVRAMGGDQQLRPVDKTIASTVGGSAAGAVAGLIRGPGKILPAMVMWGVLGAGGQMVANGLGNRKPKVKDENDSWFRSKWSPLKKLTDQEYIDMMEEKILRVEADIALIDDRIIELKSIEQRAKKENRT; encoded by the exons ATGAGCGACAAGTCCGAGCCTCCGTCTGGCGccattcagcagcagcagcgcaagaaACGAGGCTTATTACCACCAGAACTTGTAGATCTTATGGTGACTCCCATTCAAGTTGGTGCATGGTCTG gTGCTGCTGGAGTGATGGCCGGTGTTGCCGGTGCCATTGCGCGGGACACCAGCCCTGTTGCTAGTGGTGCTGTAACTGGATTTCAATGGTTTGCTCTGGGAGGAAGCTTTTGGT TCACTAGATCCGTGACCGTGAGGGCAATGGGAGGTGACCAGCAGCTAAGACCAGTAGATAAGACCATCGCAAGCACAGTAGGAGGATCAGCAGCTGGTGCAGTGGCCGGATTAATAC GGGGGCCAGGGAAGATTCTACCCGCCATGGTCATGTGGGGAGTATTAGGGGCGGGCGGGCAGATGGTTGCTAACGGCTTGGGAAACAGGAAACCTAAAGTGAAGGATGAAAACGACAGCTGGTTCAGGTCAAAATGGAGCCCATTGAAGAAGCTCACAGACCAGGAGTATATCGAcatgatggaagagaagatTCTGAGAGTGGAGGCGGATATTGCTCTCATCGACGATCGGATTATAGAACTGAAGTCTATTGAACAGAGagccaagaaagagaatAGGACATGA